A DNA window from bacterium contains the following coding sequences:
- the phnC gene encoding phosphonate ABC transporter ATP-binding protein: MASISLQGVTKKFGNGFQALHGVSVDFAPGSLTAIIGPSGAGKSTMLRMINGLELPTSGEVKVADRVVNRLNLREVRGDVGIIFQHYNLVSRLSVMTNALTGRLKYRSWVGSMLYLFRKNDMDHAFQALDRVGLLDRAWDRADRLSGGQQQRVGIARALAQQPRVLLADEPVASLDPVTSEEIMQLLREICDRDGITVIVNLHQVDLAKRFASRVIGVNAGQIVFDGHPNELDQRTLDQIYHTKKEANDEQQPAPLLAYA, encoded by the coding sequence ATGGCAAGCATTTCCCTGCAAGGGGTTACAAAGAAATTCGGCAATGGTTTTCAAGCATTGCACGGCGTTAGCGTTGACTTCGCGCCAGGTAGCCTGACGGCTATCATCGGGCCTTCAGGAGCGGGCAAATCCACCATGCTTCGGATGATCAACGGGCTGGAGCTGCCGACAAGCGGCGAGGTGAAAGTGGCGGATCGGGTCGTCAACCGATTGAATCTGAGAGAGGTGCGCGGCGACGTGGGGATCATCTTCCAGCATTACAATCTCGTGAGCCGCCTGTCCGTCATGACCAACGCACTGACCGGCAGGTTAAAATACCGCTCCTGGGTGGGGAGCATGCTGTATCTCTTTCGCAAAAACGACATGGATCACGCTTTTCAGGCCCTCGACCGGGTAGGTCTGCTTGATCGCGCCTGGGATCGGGCCGACAGGCTTTCCGGCGGGCAGCAACAGCGCGTGGGGATTGCCCGGGCGTTGGCGCAACAGCCCCGGGTTCTGCTGGCCGACGAGCCGGTTGCAAGCCTTGATCCGGTGACCAGTGAAGAAATCATGCAACTCCTGCGGGAGATCTGTGACCGCGACGGAATAACCGTTATCGTCAATCTGCATCAGGTGGATCTGGCCAAACGTTTTGCCTCCCGGGTCATCGGTGTGAATGCGGGGCAAATCGTTTTTGACGGTCATCCCAATGAACTTGATCAGCGCACACTTGACCAAATCTATCACACCAAGAAGGAAGCCAATGATGAACAACAGCCTGCCCCTTTGCTGGCCTACGCGTAA
- the phnE gene encoding phosphonate ABC transporter, permease protein PhnE: MNNSLPLCWPTRNGLPSFAVVISFVVVSSLLAWAAPIAEIDPLRLVASIPRLLSFLGNILVMPDVEYLPELLRKMLETIEMTLLATSIALVISLPLGFLAAKNTSPHPVVFHVTRSLLSFMRALPELVWALVFVSAVGLGPLPGVMALSFVTVGFMGKFFAESIEVVDAKPIEGVEAHGAGWLQVRTYAYLPQAMPDFIGSTLYILDHNLRAAAILGLVGAGGVGYDMVMAMRLFDYDRILGIALGIYLIVALLDRLSGHFRARVI, from the coding sequence ATGAACAACAGCCTGCCCCTTTGCTGGCCTACGCGTAACGGGCTTCCATCTTTCGCGGTCGTGATTTCTTTCGTTGTCGTCAGCAGTTTGTTGGCCTGGGCCGCTCCCATCGCGGAAATCGACCCTCTGCGTCTGGTGGCGTCCATTCCCCGCCTCCTGAGCTTTCTTGGCAACATTCTCGTCATGCCGGACGTTGAGTATTTGCCCGAACTTTTGAGGAAAATGCTGGAGACCATCGAAATGACGCTGCTTGCCACGAGCATAGCCCTGGTAATCAGCCTGCCCCTTGGCTTTCTTGCGGCGAAAAACACCAGCCCCCACCCGGTGGTTTTCCACGTTACGCGAAGCTTGCTTTCGTTCATGCGGGCATTGCCGGAATTGGTCTGGGCGCTGGTTTTCGTCTCGGCGGTCGGCCTCGGCCCACTCCCTGGCGTCATGGCCCTGTCATTCGTGACGGTCGGCTTCATGGGCAAGTTTTTTGCCGAGAGCATCGAGGTGGTCGATGCCAAACCCATTGAAGGGGTCGAGGCGCATGGGGCCGGATGGCTTCAGGTCCGAACCTATGCCTACCTCCCCCAGGCCATGCCTGATTTCATCGGTTCGACGCTGTACATTCTCGATCACAATCTCCGCGCTGCGGCGATTCTTGGTCTGGTCGGGGCGGGTGGTGTCGGCTATGACATGGTCATGGCGATGCGACTGTTCGATTATGACCGAATCCTCGGCATCGCTTTGGGCATATACCTCATCGTAGCTTTGCTGGATCGTCTATCCGGCCATTTCAGGGCGAGGGTGATTTAA